Proteins encoded within one genomic window of Methanobrevibacter arboriphilus JCM 13429 = DSM 1125:
- a CDS encoding RtcB family protein has protein sequence MSINKNIKENITEVRPNVWEIPSNFKREMKVPGRFYLEEDALSSLEEGAIEQITNVACLPGIQKFAIGLPDIHFGYGFPIGGVGAFSTRTGVISPGGVGFDINCGVRMVRTNLTEKDIKPKMKEIVDKLFVNVPSGVGSKGKIRLKNNEIDNVLDFGAEWAVENEYGWEEDLNFLEENGRMLDADSSKVSEKAKKRGIPQLGSLGSGNHFLEVQKINEIFNEEVAKTFNLEPGTITIMVHSGSRGCGHQVCSDHLRAMDKAYKKHNLNIPDRQLACAPIDSIEAENYFRAMSAAANYAWANRQMMVHWVRETFEGIFNQSAEDMEMSVIYDVAHNIAKKEVHNIKNRNQEVIVHRKGATRAFGPGRVEIPSEYRKVGQPILIPGTMGTASYILHGTDIAMEETFGSTAHGAGRKLSRTGAKKKFTSDEIKADLKSKGIHVRANSDPVLAEEAPAAYKDVDQVVRTSDSTGIAKIVAKVVPLAVTKG, from the coding sequence ATGAGTATAAACAAGAATATTAAGGAAAATATTACTGAAGTTCGTCCAAATGTTTGGGAGATTCCTAGTAACTTTAAAAGAGAAATGAAAGTTCCTGGCCGCTTTTATTTAGAAGAAGATGCACTTTCTAGTTTAGAGGAAGGAGCTATTGAACAGATAACTAATGTAGCTTGTCTTCCTGGAATACAAAAGTTTGCTATTGGCCTTCCTGATATTCATTTTGGTTATGGTTTTCCTATTGGTGGAGTTGGAGCTTTCAGTACTCGTACTGGAGTAATTAGTCCTGGTGGAGTTGGTTTTGATATTAATTGTGGTGTCAGAATGGTTAGAACAAATCTGACTGAAAAAGATATCAAACCTAAAATGAAAGAAATTGTTGATAAACTTTTTGTTAATGTTCCCTCTGGTGTTGGAAGTAAGGGAAAAATTAGACTAAAAAACAATGAAATTGACAATGTTTTAGACTTTGGAGCTGAATGGGCTGTTGAAAACGAATATGGTTGGGAAGAAGACCTTAATTTTCTTGAAGAAAATGGTAGGATGTTAGATGCTGATTCATCTAAAGTATCTGAAAAGGCTAAAAAACGTGGAATTCCTCAGCTTGGTTCATTAGGGTCTGGAAATCATTTTTTAGAGGTTCAAAAAATTAATGAAATCTTTAATGAAGAAGTAGCTAAAACTTTTAATCTTGAACCTGGAACAATAACTATTATGGTTCATAGTGGATCTCGTGGATGTGGTCATCAAGTTTGCTCTGACCATCTTCGTGCAATGGATAAGGCATATAAAAAACACAATCTTAATATACCTGACAGACAATTAGCTTGTGCCCCTATAGATTCTATTGAAGCTGAAAATTATTTTAGAGCTATGTCTGCTGCGGCTAACTATGCTTGGGCAAATCGTCAGATGATGGTTCATTGGGTTAGGGAGACTTTTGAAGGAATATTTAATCAGTCTGCTGAAGATATGGAAATGAGTGTTATATATGACGTTGCTCATAATATTGCTAAAAAAGAGGTTCATAATATAAAAAATAGGAATCAAGAGGTTATTGTTCATAGAAAAGGAGCTACTCGTGCTTTTGGTCCAGGTAGGGTTGAAATTCCAAGTGAATATAGAAAAGTGGGACAACCAATTTTAATTCCTGGAACTATGGGAACTGCTTCTTATATTCTTCATGGAACTGATATTGCTATGGAAGAAACTTTTGGGTCTACTGCTCATGGTGCTGGAAGAAAATTAAGTCGTACTGGCGCTAAAAAGAAATTTACTAGTGATGAGATAAAAGCTGATCTTAAAAGTAAAGGTATTCATGTAAGAGCTAATTCAGACCCAGTTCTTGCTGAAGAAGCACCTGCAGCTTATAAAGATGTTGATCAGGTTGTTA
- a CDS encoding archease → MIEENRTNQKNIQKKFEFFDVTADIGYWAYGKTLEEAFENSALAMFNVITNVKKVDKKEIREFTIESEDKVSLLYDFLEELLFIHEISLLLFSNFSVSIEKKNSGDNKFYKLNAIAEGEKIDWKVHERRSEVKAITFHMMEVSCNELCKIRVILDL, encoded by the coding sequence ATGATTGAAGAAAATAGAACTAATCAGAAAAATATTCAAAAAAAGTTTGAATTTTTCGATGTTACTGCTGACATTGGTTATTGGGCATATGGGAAAACATTAGAAGAAGCTTTTGAAAATTCTGCTTTAGCAATGTTCAATGTCATTACTAATGTTAAAAAAGTAGATAAAAAAGAAATAAGAGAATTTACCATTGAATCGGAGGATAAAGTTTCTTTATTATATGATTTTTTAGAAGAATTATTATTTATTCATGAAATTAGTCTTCTTCTTTTTTCAAATTTTAGTGTATCTATTGAAAAGAAAAATTCAGGTGATAATAAGTTTTATAAACTTAATGCAATAGCTGAAGGTGAGAAAATAGATTGGAAAGTCCATGAAAGAAGAAGTGAAGTTAAAGCAATAACATTTCACATGATGGAAGTTTCATGTAATGAATTATGTAAAATAAGAGTTATTTTAGATTTATAA
- a CDS encoding ORC1-type DNA replication protein: protein MGIEDILLHDETIFQDINAFNPDYMPENYNFRDSQMEGMAMSIRPALNKGRPVNTVILGSCATGKTTAIKKLFKMVEKNSNKIFCCYVNCQLHTTRFSIFSQIHKKIFGHAPPETGIPVSRVYEKIMQHLSDEDKALLVAFDDVDYLFKNNMINKIFYDILRAYEEFPGVRTGLFAILSELEFRFALDKNVNTVFIPQEITFPPYTRSEILSILTDRAKLGFYPGVISDEILEEITDYSIDGGDLRTGIDLLRICGNIAESNASKTIELSHLEEAKSKSNSLKLVETLRSLNKSEKDLLKVIATKEEPLNSGPLSKLFMEETGLSYATFGRTLEKLEFLRLIDTKFTGKGVRGNSRQIILRVNSDDVKKCLL, encoded by the coding sequence ATGGGAATTGAAGATATATTACTTCATGATGAAACAATATTTCAGGATATAAATGCATTTAATCCAGATTATATGCCTGAAAATTATAATTTCAGGGATTCACAAATGGAAGGAATGGCAATGTCTATTCGCCCAGCTTTAAATAAGGGGCGACCTGTTAATACTGTTATACTTGGGTCTTGTGCTACAGGAAAAACAACTGCAATAAAAAAACTTTTTAAGATGGTTGAAAAAAATTCTAATAAGATTTTTTGTTGTTATGTAAATTGTCAATTACATACTACTCGTTTTAGTATATTTTCACAGATACATAAAAAGATTTTTGGACATGCTCCTCCTGAAACAGGAATTCCTGTATCAAGAGTATATGAGAAAATAATGCAACATCTTTCAGATGAAGATAAAGCATTACTGGTAGCTTTTGATGATGTTGATTATTTATTCAAAAATAACATGATTAATAAGATATTTTATGATATATTACGAGCTTATGAAGAATTTCCAGGAGTTAGAACCGGATTGTTTGCAATTTTATCAGAACTTGAATTTAGGTTTGCATTAGATAAAAATGTAAATACAGTTTTCATCCCTCAGGAGATAACGTTTCCTCCTTATACTCGAAGTGAAATACTAAGTATTCTAACTGATAGGGCTAAATTGGGATTTTATCCTGGAGTAATTAGTGATGAAATATTAGAGGAAATTACTGATTATTCTATAGATGGAGGAGATTTGAGAACTGGAATTGATTTATTGAGGATATGTGGAAATATAGCTGAATCCAATGCATCTAAAACAATAGAATTATCTCACCTTGAAGAAGCTAAATCTAAAAGTAATTCTTTAAAATTAGTTGAAACACTAAGATCATTAAATAAATCAGAAAAAGATTTGTTAAAAGTTATTGCAACTAAAGAGGAGCCTTTAAATTCTGGTCCCTTATCTAAGCTGTTTATGGAAGAAACAGGACTTAGCTATGCAACATTTGGAAGAACTTTAGAAAAATTAGAATTTTTGCGGTTGATTGATACAAAATTCACAGGAAAAGGAGTTAGGGGAAATTCTAGACAAATAATACTTAGAGTTAATTCTGATGATGTTAAAAAATGCCTTTTATAA
- a CDS encoding 6-hydroxymethylpterin diphosphokinase MptE-like protein: MKFDEWNIWYEKILSDFGFPKEEDEKTAAILNKLLSVRDSIKIEDLLDNLEHENITVHNFHKSKTDIRNFIVFGAGPSLKKDIEKVKKISNLEDSDDYILISADGATTALLEENIVPDIIVTDLDGKIEDLLLANDLGSLFVLHAHGNNFDQILKYTNKFNKILGTTQSKPFSNLYNFGGFTDGDRAVFLAIALNAEKIILAGMDFGKIITKYSRPEINLETAEADEIKQKKLVYAEKLIDWIKNNNDVEIINLSK, translated from the coding sequence ATGAAATTTGATGAATGGAATATTTGGTATGAGAAAATATTATCGGATTTTGGATTTCCAAAAGAAGAAGATGAAAAAACTGCTGCTATTTTGAATAAACTATTATCTGTAAGAGATTCGATTAAAATTGAAGATTTATTGGATAATTTAGAGCATGAGAATATTACTGTTCATAATTTTCATAAAAGTAAAACAGATATAAGAAATTTCATAGTTTTTGGTGCAGGACCATCATTAAAAAAAGACATAGAAAAAGTTAAAAAGATTTCTAACTTAGAAGACTCTGATGATTATATATTAATTTCTGCCGATGGTGCAACAACAGCTCTTTTAGAAGAAAATATCGTTCCAGATATAATAGTAACTGATTTAGATGGTAAAATTGAAGATTTATTATTGGCAAATGATTTAGGATCTTTGTTTGTTCTTCATGCTCATGGTAATAATTTTGATCAAATACTAAAATACACAAATAAGTTTAATAAGATTTTAGGTACTACTCAGTCTAAACCATTTTCTAATCTTTATAATTTCGGAGGTTTTACTGATGGTGATAGGGCAGTGTTTTTAGCTATTGCTTTAAATGCCGAGAAGATTATTCTTGCTGGAATGGACTTTGGAAAAATTATAACCAAATATTCTAGACCTGAAATCAATTTAGAAACTGCTGAAGCTGATGAAATTAAGCAAAAAAAGTTAGTATATGCTGAAAAACTTATTGATTGGATAAAAAATAATAATGATGTTGAAATAATTAATTTAAGTAAATAA
- a CDS encoding pyridoxal-phosphate-dependent aminotransferase family protein, whose product MDDTLLMLPGPTSVAPRVLKAMSNNIVNHRSAIFGEIFTETTELMSEVFKTQNQSYLLTGSGTSAMEAAIANTIKPGEKILNVVGGKFGQRFMQIANSFGIDAQELAVEWGTAVTPEQVKIALENDEYIKAVTVVHNETSTGVAAPIEEIGKVMKNYDALYIVDTVSSLGGDRVDVDKYGIDICVTGSQKCLAAPPGLAAITLNDEAWKVIDNTDSNTYYLDMKKYKKSGAGTPPETPYTPSVSLIYALFEALKIIKEEGLENRVVRHETAAEASRNAVKALGLEIFPDEKVSSTTVTAVKMPENVTDAELRGTMRNKYKVELAGGQDHLKGNIFRIGHMGNISYKELAITFSALGMTLKGLGFDIDMGAGVAAVNKSYL is encoded by the coding sequence ATGGATGATACTTTATTAATGCTTCCTGGACCAACAAGCGTAGCACCAAGAGTTCTAAAAGCTATGTCTAATAATATTGTTAACCATAGAAGCGCAATTTTTGGAGAGATATTTACTGAAACTACTGAACTAATGTCTGAGGTTTTTAAAACACAGAATCAATCTTATTTACTTACTGGTTCAGGTACATCAGCTATGGAAGCAGCTATCGCTAATACTATAAAACCTGGAGAAAAAATATTAAATGTTGTAGGAGGTAAATTCGGACAAAGGTTTATGCAAATAGCTAACTCATTTGGAATAGATGCACAAGAATTAGCTGTTGAATGGGGAACTGCTGTAACACCAGAACAAGTGAAAATTGCTCTTGAAAATGATGAATATATTAAAGCAGTTACTGTTGTTCATAATGAAACCTCTACTGGTGTAGCTGCTCCTATTGAAGAAATTGGAAAGGTTATGAAAAATTACGATGCATTATACATTGTAGATACTGTATCATCTCTTGGAGGAGATAGAGTAGATGTAGATAAGTATGGCATCGATATTTGTGTAACAGGATCTCAAAAATGTTTAGCTGCTCCTCCAGGATTAGCTGCAATTACTTTAAATGATGAAGCATGGAAAGTTATTGATAATACCGATTCTAACACATATTATTTAGATATGAAAAAATACAAAAAAAGTGGTGCTGGAACACCTCCTGAAACTCCATATACTCCATCAGTTTCATTAATTTATGCTTTATTTGAAGCTTTAAAAATAATTAAAGAAGAAGGCCTAGAAAATAGAGTAGTTAGGCATGAAACAGCTGCTGAAGCTTCAAGAAATGCTGTTAAAGCTCTTGGTCTTGAAATATTCCCTGATGAAAAAGTTTCATCTACAACTGTTACCGCAGTTAAAATGCCAGAAAACGTTACTGACGCAGAATTAAGAGGAACAATGCGAAATAAATATAAAGTAGAATTAGCTGGTGGACAAGACCATTTAAAAGGAAATATATTTAGAATTGGACATATGGGTAACATATCCTATAAAGAACTAGCTATTACATTTTCTGCACTTGGAATGACTTTAAAAGGTCTTGGATTCGATATTGACATGGGTGCAGGAGTAGCTGCAGTTAATAAATCATACTTATGA
- a CDS encoding thiamine pyrophosphate-binding protein yields the protein MNTAECIVKILENSGVKHIFGHPGEQIIPFYGALNNSKIGHVLMRHEQGAVHAADAYSRVSGKFGVCVSTAGPGALNMVMGVGVAFKDSVPMLVITGDNHLNHENKDEFQDIDIEAIFKPITIKTFNPKNGRSSIDNIKKAVKILNNEPRGPIHINLSKNVLLDKSIDHNNCNLDLSSDYYLSSDYPMSSDLSSNYYDYNKIDDALLEIKKSKRPLIVAGAGIFWADSVEELKKFSETNKIPITHTYHSKGLINDYGLELGLVGLRGSKMANFAFKNADLIIFLGSKISERTTHINSHFDFRKAKTKVISVNIDQNVLFGDIKIHGNVKKVLNHFNYSKIVNNSFKDSVKDSSKDSSKDSSKDSFNNSFNDSWIADIFQNNEKTHIDGLESKEIPLKPQVAIKLIMEYFNDLDKLDNFKDYILVNDAGSHTTWVNLISEIYNKRIIFSGAMAPMGYGLPAACGASISQPNKKILLINGDGGFQMNIQELATISSNNLPILIIVLNNSQLGVIRQWEAFYNKDLRYSVDLENPDFVKLANAYGIEADSVSSREELKLAIKNLKLDKPYLLEVLIAEEDIPLVKS from the coding sequence ATGAATACTGCGGAATGTATTGTTAAAATTCTTGAAAATTCAGGTGTTAAACATATTTTTGGACATCCTGGAGAGCAAATTATTCCATTTTATGGTGCTTTAAACAATTCTAAAATTGGTCATGTTCTTATGAGACATGAACAAGGTGCTGTTCATGCTGCTGATGCTTATTCTAGAGTCTCTGGTAAGTTTGGAGTTTGTGTTTCTACTGCAGGTCCTGGTGCTTTAAATATGGTAATGGGTGTTGGAGTTGCTTTTAAAGATTCTGTTCCTATGCTTGTTATAACTGGAGATAATCATTTAAATCATGAAAATAAGGATGAATTTCAAGATATTGATATTGAAGCTATTTTTAAACCTATTACTATTAAAACTTTCAATCCTAAAAATGGTAGATCATCTATTGATAATATTAAAAAAGCTGTAAAAATTCTTAATAACGAACCAAGAGGCCCTATTCACATTAATCTTTCGAAAAACGTTCTTTTAGATAAATCTATTGATCATAATAATTGTAATTTGGATTTGTCCTCTGATTATTATCTGTCCTCTGATTATCCAATGTCATCTGATCTATCCTCTAATTATTATGATTATAATAAAATAGATGATGCATTGTTAGAAATAAAAAAATCCAAAAGACCATTGATTGTTGCTGGTGCTGGAATATTTTGGGCAGACTCTGTTGAAGAGCTTAAAAAATTTTCAGAAACTAATAAAATTCCTATTACTCATACATATCATTCAAAGGGCTTGATAAATGATTATGGCCTTGAATTAGGCCTTGTAGGTCTTAGAGGATCTAAAATGGCTAATTTTGCATTTAAAAACGCTGACTTAATAATATTTTTAGGTTCTAAAATATCTGAAAGAACAACTCATATTAACAGTCATTTTGATTTTAGAAAAGCTAAAACCAAGGTTATTAGTGTTAATATTGATCAAAATGTTCTTTTTGGAGATATAAAAATTCATGGTAATGTAAAAAAGGTTTTAAATCATTTTAATTATTCAAAAATAGTTAATAATTCATTTAAGGATTCCGTTAAGGATTCATCTAAGGACTCATCTAAAGATTCATCTAAAGATTCATTTAATAATTCGTTTAATGATTCATGGATAGCTGATATTTTTCAAAATAATGAAAAAACTCATATCGATGGGTTAGAAAGTAAAGAAATCCCTTTAAAACCACAAGTAGCTATTAAATTAATAATGGAATATTTCAATGATTTAGATAAATTAGATAATTTTAAGGATTATATTCTGGTTAATGATGCAGGTTCACATACGACATGGGTTAATCTTATATCTGAAATTTATAATAAAAGGATTATATTCTCAGGAGCTATGGCTCCTATGGGATATGGATTACCTGCAGCTTGTGGGGCATCAATATCTCAACCTAATAAGAAAATTCTTCTTATTAATGGAGATGGTGGCTTTCAGATGAATATTCAAGAGTTAGCTACTATTTCTTCTAATAATCTCCCTATTTTAATCATAGTATTAAATAATTCTCAATTGGGTGTAATTAGGCAATGGGAAGCTTTTTATAATAAAGATTTAAGATATTCTGTTGATTTAGAAAATCCTGATTTTGTGAAATTAGCTAATGCTTATGGAATTGAAGCTGATTCTGTAAGTTCTAGGGAAGAGTTAAAATTAGCTATTAAAAATTTAAAATTAGATAAACCTTATTTATTAGAGGTTTTAATTGCAGAAGAAGATATTCCACTTGTTAAATCTTAA
- a CDS encoding dCTP deaminase: MLGEKELIKLFPDFKKLVQPSGIDLALDEVFIQKSAASLIDNEKNLPDIEAIDGPVYTLKPHTAYLATIDRKIKIPKGYSMLYLPRSTLLRSFVSVQTAVGDPGFYGTLMFMIYNHGNFDYKIKKGDRIAQGVVFKVDGSGEYSGSYQEE, from the coding sequence ATGTTAGGAGAAAAAGAACTTATAAAATTATTTCCTGATTTTAAAAAATTAGTACAACCTTCTGGAATTGACTTAGCTCTTGATGAAGTATTTATCCAAAAATCAGCTGCTTCTCTTATTGATAATGAGAAAAATCTACCTGATATTGAAGCTATAGATGGACCAGTATATACTCTTAAACCACATACTGCTTATTTAGCTACAATTGATCGAAAAATTAAGATTCCTAAAGGATATTCTATGTTATATTTACCCAGATCTACTCTTCTTCGTAGTTTTGTTTCAGTTCAAACTGCTGTTGGTGATCCTGGTTTTTATGGTACTCTTATGTTTATGATTTATAATCATGGAAATTTTGATTATAAAATTAAAAAAGGCGATAGAATAGCTCAGGGTGTTGTTTTTAAAGTTGATGGTTCTGGGGAGTATTCTGGCAGCTATCAAGAGGAATAA
- the dmpI gene encoding 4-oxalocrotonate tautomerase DmpI, with the protein MPVIIVESNKLDVDKKREYVKNLTKLTAETYGLPENTVTIIIRENEAENIGVAGNLLSELEE; encoded by the coding sequence ATGCCTGTAATAATAGTAGAATCAAATAAATTAGATGTTGATAAAAAAAGAGAATATGTTAAAAATTTAACAAAATTAACAGCTGAAACATATGGATTACCTGAAAACACAGTAACAATCATAATAAGAGAGAACGAAGCTGAAAATATAGGAGTGGCTGGAAACTTATTAAGTGAGTTAGAGGAATAG
- a CDS encoding phospholipase D-like domain-containing protein, with the protein MFNNHQIFNHSALYAKFYVFDNSNVIITSANLTFSGLNRNYDYGII; encoded by the coding sequence TTGTTTAATAACCATCAGATTTTCAATCATTCTGCATTATATGCTAAATTTTATGTTTTTGATAATTCTAATGTGATTATTACTTCTGCAAATTTAACATTCTCTGGATTAAACAGAAATTATGATTATGGTATTATATAA
- the ftsY gene encoding signal recognition particle-docking protein FtsY, translating to MFESIKKKFAEASGKLTKKVSEEAEEENNVKLEEKAEEVNESTLINQDDANKNDLINHEKDDEKSNDDEKIEKDVSAELDTFKDESEVIDDKETTFSKISEKLRFKKPKVDKSDDKVKVDKSDVIAKNDKSGDKETIETGTDISSDLETLDDEKKKSGIFSFIREKTISEKDLEDILWELELSLLESDVAIDVANFVVESVREDLIGQKIKRSSDVDEYTYQALRNAVSKIIDIEGKSMTDMIEEKKKKGEPLVVMFVGINGTGKTTTIGKLANYYIKKGYTPVVAASDTFRAGAIEQINYHTDKLNVKLIKHEKGSDPAAVAFDAVEHAKAKGKELVLIDTAGRMQTNTNLMDEMKKIRRVAKPDIVVFVGDALTGNDAVEQATKFNDAIDIDGVILTKADADSKGGASLSIGYVIGKPILFLGMGQSYDDIKEYDPDWMLDQIFS from the coding sequence TTGTTTGAGTCAATAAAAAAGAAATTTGCCGAAGCTTCTGGAAAATTAACTAAAAAAGTTTCTGAGGAAGCAGAAGAAGAGAACAATGTTAAACTAGAAGAAAAAGCTGAGGAAGTTAATGAATCTACTTTGATTAATCAAGATGATGCAAATAAAAATGATCTGATTAATCATGAAAAGGATGATGAAAAATCAAATGATGATGAAAAAATTGAAAAGGATGTTTCAGCTGAATTAGACACTTTTAAAGATGAATCTGAAGTCATTGATGATAAAGAAACTACTTTTTCAAAGATAAGTGAAAAATTAAGATTTAAAAAACCTAAAGTTGATAAATCTGATGATAAAGTTAAAGTTGATAAATCTGATGTTATAGCTAAAAATGATAAATCTGGTGATAAGGAAACTATTGAAACTGGAACTGATATTTCATCAGATTTAGAAACATTGGATGATGAAAAAAAGAAGTCTGGAATTTTTTCTTTCATCCGAGAGAAAACCATTTCTGAAAAAGATTTAGAAGATATTTTATGGGAATTAGAACTTTCTCTTCTTGAAAGTGATGTAGCTATTGATGTAGCTAACTTTGTTGTTGAATCTGTAAGAGAAGATCTTATTGGTCAAAAAATTAAAAGAAGCAGTGATGTTGATGAATACACTTATCAGGCTCTTCGAAATGCAGTATCAAAAATTATTGATATTGAAGGTAAATCAATGACTGATATGATTGAAGAAAAGAAAAAAAAGGGAGAACCTCTTGTTGTTATGTTTGTTGGAATTAATGGAACTGGTAAAACAACAACTATTGGTAAGTTAGCTAATTATTATATTAAAAAAGGATATACTCCTGTTGTAGCTGCTTCTGATACTTTTAGGGCTGGAGCTATTGAACAAATTAATTATCATACTGATAAACTAAATGTTAAGCTTATTAAACATGAAAAGGGGTCTGATCCTGCAGCTGTGGCATTTGATGCGGTTGAACATGCAAAAGCAAAAGGTAAGGAACTTGTTTTAATTGATACTGCTGGTAGAATGCAGACAAATACTAATCTTATGGACGAAATGAAAAAAATACGTAGGGTAGCTAAACCTGATATTGTTGTTTTTGTAGGAGATGCATTAACTGGTAATGATGCTGTTGAACAAGCTACTAAATTCAATGATGCTATTGATATTGATGGTGTTATTCTAACTAAAGCCGATGCAGATTCAAAAGGAGGGGCTTCTCTTTCAATTGGTTATGTTATTGGAAAACCTATACTATTTTTAGGAATGGGTCAGAGCTATGATGATATAAAAGAATATGATCCTGATTGGATGTTAGATCAGATATTTAGTTAA
- the pfdA gene encoding prefoldin subunit alpha produces MEDQQKLDEMVNELNLYKNQAEVLQQQVEAIQASLAEVETLESTLEDIKEENSLEALVPVGAGSFMNAEIKNTNEIIMSIGAGVAIKKSVEDAKETLSSQKEELNDSLDKMLNNLQKISQIVAQLSPQAEELMRKVQASNPQ; encoded by the coding sequence ATGGAAGATCAGCAAAAATTAGATGAGATGGTAAATGAGCTTAATTTATATAAAAATCAAGCTGAAGTATTACAACAACAAGTTGAAGCTATACAAGCTTCATTAGCCGAAGTTGAAACATTAGAATCAACATTAGAAGATATTAAAGAAGAAAATTCTTTAGAAGCACTAGTACCTGTTGGTGCTGGATCTTTCATGAATGCTGAAATTAAAAATACTAATGAGATTATTATGAGTATTGGTGCAGGTGTAGCTATTAAAAAATCTGTTGAAGATGCTAAAGAAACCTTATCTTCTCAAAAAGAGGAGTTAAATGACAGTCTTGATAAAATGTTAAATAATCTTCAAAAAATCAGTCAGATTGTAGCTCAACTATCTCCTCAAGCTGAAGAGCTTATGAGAAAAGTTCAAGCAAGCAATCCACAATAA
- the rpl18a gene encoding 50S ribosomal protein L18Ae yields the protein MKTKIYRIQGRFTMGDQTKVFTKELKSMSEKNIYEKIYSEFGSKHGINRNQIDIEEIKEISADEVNDPLVKALL from the coding sequence ATGAAAACAAAAATATATAGAATTCAAGGTAGATTTACAATGGGTGATCAAACTAAAGTATTTACTAAGGAATTAAAATCAATGAGTGAAAAAAATATTTATGAAAAAATTTACTCTGAGTTTGGTAGTAAACATGGAATAAACAGAAATCAAATTGACATTGAAGAAATTAAAGAGATTTCTGCTGATGAAGTTAATGATCCTTTAGTAAAAGCATTATTATAA
- a CDS encoding translation initiation factor IF-6 — MLKRINLTGNPNLGVYISVTDQLAIVPFNFPEVMENHIKEALEIDVVRTTISGSNLCGALSCGNSNGIIVSPYTLDSEIFVLEEVGLNVAKISDKYTAVGNIIAANDNGAIISPLVSEKSINIIEETLDIRVERSEIAGFNIIGSLLNVTNKGALVHRETSESELKFIENVFKVKGDIGTVGQGINFVGACSVANSYGAIVPENSTGPEMARIEEALGFLDSSEI; from the coding sequence ATGCTTAAAAGAATAAATTTAACTGGAAACCCAAACTTAGGTGTATATATTTCCGTCACTGATCAATTAGCTATTGTTCCTTTTAACTTTCCAGAAGTAATGGAAAATCATATAAAAGAAGCATTAGAAATTGATGTTGTAAGAACTACAATATCTGGAAGTAATTTGTGTGGTGCATTGTCTTGTGGAAATTCTAATGGTATTATAGTATCTCCATATACATTAGATAGTGAGATTTTTGTTTTAGAAGAAGTTGGACTTAATGTAGCTAAAATTTCTGATAAATATACTGCTGTTGGAAATATTATTGCAGCAAATGATAATGGAGCTATCATAAGTCCATTAGTTTCTGAAAAATCAATCAATATTATTGAAGAAACTTTAGACATTCGTGTAGAACGATCAGAGATAGCAGGATTTAATATTATTGGTTCTTTACTCAATGTTACTAATAAAGGAGCTCTTGTTCATAGAGAAACATCTGAATCTGAGCTTAAATTCATTGAAAATGTTTTTAAAGTTAAAGGTGATATTGGAACTGTTGGCCAAGGTATAAATTTTGTTGGAGCATGTTCTGTAGCTAATTCTTATGGTGCAATTGTTCCAGAAAATAGTACTGGTCCTGAAATGGCTCGTATTGAAGAAGCTTTAGGATTTTTAGACTCTTCTGAAATTTAA
- a CDS encoding 50S ribosomal protein L31e — protein MERTYTIPLRDAKNVQRTIRAAKAIRVVQEFLQKHMKSEEIKLDASVNEKIWERGIQKIPSKIKVKAVKDDDGVVEATLAE, from the coding sequence ATGGAAAGAACTTACACAATACCTCTTAGAGATGCTAAGAATGTACAAAGAACTATAAGAGCAGCTAAAGCTATTAGGGTAGTTCAAGAATTCTTACAAAAGCATATGAAATCAGAAGAAATTAAATTGGATGCTTCTGTAAATGAAAAAATTTGGGAGAGAGGAATTCAGAAGATTCCTTCAAAAATAAAAGTTAAAGCTGTTAAAGATGACGATGGAGTTGTAGAAGCAACTTTAGCTGAATAA